A section of the Tenrec ecaudatus isolate mTenEca1 chromosome 10, mTenEca1.hap1, whole genome shotgun sequence genome encodes:
- the FBXO10 gene encoding F-box only protein 10 isoform X1, which produces MEAGGLPLELWRMILAYLHLPDLGRCSLVCRAWYELILSLDSTRWRQLCLGCTECRHPNWPNQPDVEPESWREAFKQHYLASKTWTKNALDAESSACFSLFCRRRERRTLRVGPGRELDSLGSALAMANLYDRIVLFPGVYEEQGEIILKVPVEIVGHGKLGEVALLASIDQHCSTTRLCNLVFMPAWFSPIMYKTTSGHVQFDNCNFENGHIQVHGPGTCQVKFCVFKNTHIFLHNVPLCILENCEFVGSENNSVTVEGHPSADKNWAYKYLLGLIKSSPSFLPTEDSDSLLPLDLESRDQAWSPRTCDIVIEGSQSPTSPASSSPKPDSKPGSQEAEVGSDGEGVAQTPDSSDGALSPSGEDEDEDQLTYRLSYQVQGPRPVLGGSFLSPPLPGASIQLPSCLVLNSLQQELQKDKEAMALASSVQGCLIRKCLFRDGKGGVFVCSYGRAKMEGNIFRNLTYAVRCIHNSKIVMLRNDIYRCRASGIFLRLEGGGLIAGNNIYHNAEAGVDIRKKSNPLILCNQIHHGLRSGIVVLGNGKGIIRNNQIFSNKEAGIYILYHGNPVVSGNHIFKGRAAGIAVNENGKGLITENVIRENQWGGVDIRRGGVPVLRSNLICFGYSDGVVVGDEGKGLIEGNTIYANKGCGVWMMASSLPHVTSNHVSYNGLYGVAVFSQKDGSSELPGGHGAQENFSEDGDAILWETELEKEDEPLRRPLAFALVESNSINHSGASGLYVQSSEALHIVTNVIHANGDRGITVAQSSQLTHVTNNSISCNRQSGVKVEAQCKVELRGNGIYDNRGHGIITKGDSTVVIENDIIGNRGSGLQLLPRSDTKVIKNRIHSFRAYGIAVRGRAKALVQENIIFQGKTNKTIFQQISNNRECVMQNNKFLVFKKKSDTWRLVNPPARPHLEHSLRGPSVAHSGQKVATMATRLTARVEGGYHRNRSIFCTIL; this is translated from the exons ATGGAGGCCGGCGGGCTCCCCCTGGAGCTGTGGCGCATGATCCTAGCCTACCTGCACCTGCCTGACCTGGGCCGCTGCAGCCTGGTGTGCAGGGCCTGGTACGAGCTGATCCTCAGCCTGGACAGCACGCGCTGGCGCCAGCTGTGCCTGGGCTGCACCGAGTGCCGCCACCCCAACTGGCCCAACCAGCCGGACGTGGAGCCGGAGTCATGGCGGGAAGCCTTCAAGCAGCACTACCTGGCCTCCAAGACCTGGACCAAGAACGCCCTGGACGCCGAGTCCTCGGCgtgcttttctctgttttgccGGAGGAGGGAGCGGCGGACCCTGAGGGTCGGGCCCGGCCGTGAGCTGGACAGCCTGGGCAGTGCTCTGGCCATGGCCAATCTGTATGACCGGATTGTGCTGTTCCCAGGTGTGTACGAGGAGCAAGGGGAGATCATCCTGAAGGTGCCCGTGGAGATTGTGGGCCACGGGAAGCTGGGCGAGGTGGCCCTGCTGGCCAGCATCGACCAGCACTGCTCCACCACGCGCCTGTGCAACCTGGTCTTCATGCCGGCCTGGTTCTCCCCCATCATGTATAAG ACAACGTCCGGTCATGTCCAGTTTGACAACTGCAACTTTGAGAATGGGCACATCCAGGTCCACGGGCCAGGCACATGCCAAGTGAAGTTCTGTGTCTTCAAGAACACCCACATCTTCCTGCACAACGTGCCCCTGTGTATCCTGGAAAACTGTGAATTTGTGGGCAGCGAAAACAATTCCGTGACTGTGGAGGGCCACCCGTCTGCAGATAAGAACTGGGCCTACAAGTATCTGTTGGGCCTGATCAAGTCTTCTCCCAGCTTCCTCCCTACAGAGGACTCCGACTCCTTACTGCCCTTGGACCTAGAGAGCAGGGACCAGGCCTGGAGCCCAAGAACCTGTGACATTGTCATTGAGGGCAGCCAGAGCCCCACCAGCCCAGCCTCTAGCTCCCCGAAGCCGGACTCCAAGCCTGGCTCCCAGGAGGCAGAGGTGGGCAGTGATGGGGAAGGAGTGGCCCAGACCCCTGACAGCAGCGACGGGGCTCTGAGTCCCAGCGGTGAGGACGAGGATGAGGACCAGCTCACATACCGACTGTCCTACCAAGTGCAGGGCCCACGCCCCGTACTGGGGGGCTCTTTTCTGAGTCCGCCCCTGCCGGGAGCCTCCATCCAGCTGCCCAGCTGCTTAGTGCTGAACTCCCTGCAGCAAGAGCTGCAGAAGGACAAGGAGGCCATGGCCCTAGCCAGCTCCGTGCAGGGCTGCCTCATCCGCAAGTGCCTCTTCCGGGACGGGAAGGGAGGTGTCTTCGTCTGCTCCTATGGTCGAGCCAAGATGGAAGGAAACATCTTCCGGAACCTGACGTATGCAGTGCGGTGTATACACAATAGCAAG ATCGTCATGCTGAGGAATGACATTTACCGCTGCAGAGCGTCCGGCATCTTTCTgcgcttggagggtggaggcttgATCGCCGGCAACAACATTTACCACAACGCGGAGGCCGGCGTGGACATTCGGAAAAAATCCAACCCGCTCATCCTG TGTAACCAGATCCACCATGGCCTGCGCTCTGGCATTGTCGTCCTTGGCAATGGAAAAGGCATCATCCGGAACAATCAGATCTTCTCTAACAAGGAGGCTGGCATCTATATCCTATACCATGGGAACCCGGTCGTGAG TGGGAACCACATTTTCAAGGGCCGGGCTGCCGGCATAGCGGTGAACGAGAATGGCAAAGGCCTCATCACAG AAAACGTCATCCGGGAGAATCAGTGGGGAGGCGTGGACATCCGCCGAGGGGGGGTCCCTGTCCTCAGGAGCAACCTCATCTGCTTTGGCTATTCGGATGGCGTGGTTGTGGGCGACGAGGGCAAAGGGCTGATAGAAGGAAACACCATCTATG CCAACAAGGGCTGTGGTGTGTGGATGATGGCGTCCAGCCTGCCCCACGTCACCAGCAACCACGTCAGCTACAATGGCCTCTACGGCGTGGCTGTGTTCAGCCAGAAGGATGGCTCCAGCGAGCTCCCTGGAGGCCACGGCGCCCAGGAGAACTTCAGCGAGGACGGGGACGCCATCCTCTGGGAGACGGAGCTGGAGAAGGAGGACGAGCCCTTGCGCCGGCCCCTTGCCTTCGCGCTGGTGGAGTCGAACAGCATTAACCACAGCGGAG CCTCGGGACTCTACGTGCAGAGCAGCGAGGCCCTTCACATCGTCACCAATGTGATCCACGCGAACGGGGACCGAGGCATCACCGTGGCCCAGAGCAGCCAGCTCACCCATGTGACCAACAACAGCATCTCCTGCAACCGGCAGAGTGGGGTCAAGGTCGAGGCCCAGTGCAAGGTGGAGCTCCGGGGCAACGGCATCTACGACAACAGGGGCCATGGCATCATCACCAAGGGCGACAGCACTGTGGTCATCGAAAACGACATCATTGGCAACCGGGGCAGTGGGCTGCAACTGCTGCCCAGGTCTGacacaaag GTAATCAAGAACAGGATCCATTCCTTCCGGGCCTACGGCATTGCGGTGCGCGGCCGAGCCAAGGCCCTTGTGCAGGAGAACATCATCTTCCAGGGCAAGACCAATAAGACCATCTTTCAGCAGATCTCAAACAACAGAGAATGCGTCATGCAGAACAACAAGTTCCTGGTCTTCAAGAAAAA GTCAGACACATGGCGTCTAGTGAACCCACCAGCGCGGCCTCACCTGGAACACTCTCTGAGAGGCCCGTCCGTGGCACACAGCGGGCAGAAGGTGGCCACCATGGCGACCCGGCTCACGGCCCGCGTGGAGGGTGGCTACCACAGGAACCGCAGCATCTTCTGCACCATTCTCTGA
- the FBXO10 gene encoding F-box only protein 10 isoform X2, which translates to MEAGGLPLELWRMILAYLHLPDLGRCSLVCRAWYELILSLDSTRWRQLCLGCTECRHPNWPNQPDVEPESWREAFKQHYLASKTWTKNALDAESSACFSLFCRRRERRTLRVGPGRELDSLGSALAMANLYDRIVLFPGVYEEQGEIILKVPVEIVGHGKLGEVALLASIDQHCSTTRLCNLVFMPAWFSPIMYKTTSGHVQFDNCNFENGHIQVHGPGTCQVKFCVFKNTHIFLHNVPLCILENCEFVGSENNSVTVEGHPSADKNWAYKYLLGLIKSSPSFLPTEDSDSLLPLDLESRDQAWSPRTCDIVIEGSQSPTSPASSSPKPDSKPGSQEAEVGSDGEGVAQTPDSSDGALSPSGEDEDEDQLTYRLSYQVQGPRPVLGGSFLSPPLPGASIQLPSCLVLNSLQQELQKDKEAMALASSVQGCLIRKCLFRDGKGGVFVCSYGRAKMEGNIFRNLTYAVRCIHNSKIVMLRNDIYRCRASGIFLRLEGGGLIAGNNIYHNAEAGVDIRKKSNPLILCNQIHHGLRSGIVVLGNGKGIIRNNQIFSNKEAGIYILYHGNPVVSGNHIFKGRAAGIAVNENGKGLITENVIRENQWGGVDIRRGGVPVLRSNLICFGYSDGVVVGDEGKGLIEGNTIYANKGCGVWMMASSLPHVTSNHVSYNGLYGVAVFSQKDGSSELPGGHGAQENFSEDGDAILWETELEKEDEPLRRPLAFALVESNSINHSGASGLYVQSSEALHIVTNVIHANGDRGITVAQSSQLTHVTNNSISCNRQSGVKVEAQCKVELRGNGIYDNRGHGIITKGDSTVVIENDIIGNRGSGLQLLPRSDTKVIKNRIHSFRAYGIAVRGRAKALVQENIIFQGKTNKTIFQQISNNRECVMQNNKFLVFKKNEIQAIPPGVQHQRGQTHGV; encoded by the exons ATGGAGGCCGGCGGGCTCCCCCTGGAGCTGTGGCGCATGATCCTAGCCTACCTGCACCTGCCTGACCTGGGCCGCTGCAGCCTGGTGTGCAGGGCCTGGTACGAGCTGATCCTCAGCCTGGACAGCACGCGCTGGCGCCAGCTGTGCCTGGGCTGCACCGAGTGCCGCCACCCCAACTGGCCCAACCAGCCGGACGTGGAGCCGGAGTCATGGCGGGAAGCCTTCAAGCAGCACTACCTGGCCTCCAAGACCTGGACCAAGAACGCCCTGGACGCCGAGTCCTCGGCgtgcttttctctgttttgccGGAGGAGGGAGCGGCGGACCCTGAGGGTCGGGCCCGGCCGTGAGCTGGACAGCCTGGGCAGTGCTCTGGCCATGGCCAATCTGTATGACCGGATTGTGCTGTTCCCAGGTGTGTACGAGGAGCAAGGGGAGATCATCCTGAAGGTGCCCGTGGAGATTGTGGGCCACGGGAAGCTGGGCGAGGTGGCCCTGCTGGCCAGCATCGACCAGCACTGCTCCACCACGCGCCTGTGCAACCTGGTCTTCATGCCGGCCTGGTTCTCCCCCATCATGTATAAG ACAACGTCCGGTCATGTCCAGTTTGACAACTGCAACTTTGAGAATGGGCACATCCAGGTCCACGGGCCAGGCACATGCCAAGTGAAGTTCTGTGTCTTCAAGAACACCCACATCTTCCTGCACAACGTGCCCCTGTGTATCCTGGAAAACTGTGAATTTGTGGGCAGCGAAAACAATTCCGTGACTGTGGAGGGCCACCCGTCTGCAGATAAGAACTGGGCCTACAAGTATCTGTTGGGCCTGATCAAGTCTTCTCCCAGCTTCCTCCCTACAGAGGACTCCGACTCCTTACTGCCCTTGGACCTAGAGAGCAGGGACCAGGCCTGGAGCCCAAGAACCTGTGACATTGTCATTGAGGGCAGCCAGAGCCCCACCAGCCCAGCCTCTAGCTCCCCGAAGCCGGACTCCAAGCCTGGCTCCCAGGAGGCAGAGGTGGGCAGTGATGGGGAAGGAGTGGCCCAGACCCCTGACAGCAGCGACGGGGCTCTGAGTCCCAGCGGTGAGGACGAGGATGAGGACCAGCTCACATACCGACTGTCCTACCAAGTGCAGGGCCCACGCCCCGTACTGGGGGGCTCTTTTCTGAGTCCGCCCCTGCCGGGAGCCTCCATCCAGCTGCCCAGCTGCTTAGTGCTGAACTCCCTGCAGCAAGAGCTGCAGAAGGACAAGGAGGCCATGGCCCTAGCCAGCTCCGTGCAGGGCTGCCTCATCCGCAAGTGCCTCTTCCGGGACGGGAAGGGAGGTGTCTTCGTCTGCTCCTATGGTCGAGCCAAGATGGAAGGAAACATCTTCCGGAACCTGACGTATGCAGTGCGGTGTATACACAATAGCAAG ATCGTCATGCTGAGGAATGACATTTACCGCTGCAGAGCGTCCGGCATCTTTCTgcgcttggagggtggaggcttgATCGCCGGCAACAACATTTACCACAACGCGGAGGCCGGCGTGGACATTCGGAAAAAATCCAACCCGCTCATCCTG TGTAACCAGATCCACCATGGCCTGCGCTCTGGCATTGTCGTCCTTGGCAATGGAAAAGGCATCATCCGGAACAATCAGATCTTCTCTAACAAGGAGGCTGGCATCTATATCCTATACCATGGGAACCCGGTCGTGAG TGGGAACCACATTTTCAAGGGCCGGGCTGCCGGCATAGCGGTGAACGAGAATGGCAAAGGCCTCATCACAG AAAACGTCATCCGGGAGAATCAGTGGGGAGGCGTGGACATCCGCCGAGGGGGGGTCCCTGTCCTCAGGAGCAACCTCATCTGCTTTGGCTATTCGGATGGCGTGGTTGTGGGCGACGAGGGCAAAGGGCTGATAGAAGGAAACACCATCTATG CCAACAAGGGCTGTGGTGTGTGGATGATGGCGTCCAGCCTGCCCCACGTCACCAGCAACCACGTCAGCTACAATGGCCTCTACGGCGTGGCTGTGTTCAGCCAGAAGGATGGCTCCAGCGAGCTCCCTGGAGGCCACGGCGCCCAGGAGAACTTCAGCGAGGACGGGGACGCCATCCTCTGGGAGACGGAGCTGGAGAAGGAGGACGAGCCCTTGCGCCGGCCCCTTGCCTTCGCGCTGGTGGAGTCGAACAGCATTAACCACAGCGGAG CCTCGGGACTCTACGTGCAGAGCAGCGAGGCCCTTCACATCGTCACCAATGTGATCCACGCGAACGGGGACCGAGGCATCACCGTGGCCCAGAGCAGCCAGCTCACCCATGTGACCAACAACAGCATCTCCTGCAACCGGCAGAGTGGGGTCAAGGTCGAGGCCCAGTGCAAGGTGGAGCTCCGGGGCAACGGCATCTACGACAACAGGGGCCATGGCATCATCACCAAGGGCGACAGCACTGTGGTCATCGAAAACGACATCATTGGCAACCGGGGCAGTGGGCTGCAACTGCTGCCCAGGTCTGacacaaag GTAATCAAGAACAGGATCCATTCCTTCCGGGCCTACGGCATTGCGGTGCGCGGCCGAGCCAAGGCCCTTGTGCAGGAGAACATCATCTTCCAGGGCAAGACCAATAAGACCATCTTTCAGCAGATCTCAAACAACAGAGAATGCGTCATGCAGAACAACAAGTTCCTGGTCTTCAAGAAAAA TGAAATCCAAGCCATACCACCTGGTGTGCAGCATCAGAGAG GTCAGACACATGGCGTCTAG